In the genome of Pieris napi chromosome 16, ilPieNapi1.2, whole genome shotgun sequence, one region contains:
- the LOC125057464 gene encoding condensin complex subunit 2, which yields MVLQNIITSTPLNTRKSLGGSLLRRRSLNPQSRISAVRYQESNDDDAERSSLVASEKAVAPSTPQGSPRRTRETMTSSPMKEHFQGCLKLYAENKINKDNAWNLQLIDFMTTMMHRHDARMDNFQTASTLVDASSRIYSFRVDAVHYDALKVAGGLSKAAQSKRGKKDDMETQEEGMEEGNAAAPKKKKKKSKGVIVANLEMLNGDFEANDCVDPFFERLAATSGDVTSSNRAFNATLPVHDRTLALMLRTDLPFLKSNKENIPSNVNWNEKYRIPKKLPPWRKEDHICEPFAGFSMNNWDPDTEDTEPRVNNWVEDNRLNLSQQALAIDVNAEVEPIPMDEPNNDLLEDEPLGGLESEEEADVAVAACVARLPATSVARLTDMRPTLPHHSRLEYSYCAIRTAWAGPSHWRLKTNRASKPDRTHSTAARVTVENKKARTKRQLDFMGAGLAFDSTEKPSEEYEPAQPAKIAISRKTLATGHTWNEANFKTPVDRGLDETHFLKLCLRRNVMLLNKRHVEQSKAQEPLTVEQHDYDYNNENDASYCTQAVPENNEWGNEDGLAAGSPHAQAAFEDNGELGEMLEPPTKIPKIFIPYAMRAKKVDMKQLKHCTWKMLTHQTPPGEKEDVTETTFFSLYSKLPAKLSNNMRESLSVPLALLSVLHLANEKGLVLEKSADNKDFNILGLITEK from the exons ATGGTGCTCCAAAACATTATAACGTCGACCCCACTAAACACCAGAAAAAGCCTTGGCGGGAGTTTACTTAGGCGACGGAGTCTTAATCCTCAAAGTAGAATAAGTGCTGTCCGTTATCAG GAAAGCAATGATGATGACGCGGAAAGGTCCTCTTTGGTGGCTTCAGAGAAAGCAGTGGCCCCATCTACTCCTCAAGGATCACCTAGAAGGACTAGAGAAACTATGACATCATCCCCCATGAAAGAACATTTTCAAGGATGTCTAAAATTATATGCAGAGAAT aaaATCAATAAAGACAATGCGTGGAATCTTCAATTGATTGATTTTATGACAACTATGATGCACCGGCATGATGCAAGGATGGATAACTTTCAAACAGCTTCCACATTGGTTGATGCTTCTTCAAGAATTTACTCATTCCGAGTGGATGCTGTCCACTATGATGCTTTGAAAGTAGCTGGAGGCTTAAGTAAAGCTGCACAG agtAAGCGAGGTAAGAAAGATGACATGGAAACTCAAGAGGAGGGCATGGAAGAAGGAAATGCAGCTGCACCtaagaaaaagaagaaaaaatctaAAGGAGTTATTGTGGCCAACCTTGAAATGTTAAACGGAGATTTTGAGGCAAATGATTGTGTTG ATCCATTCTTCGAACGATTGGCGGCAACTAGTGGTGATGTGACATCCTCTAATCGAGCATTCAATGCAACTTTACCTGTCCACGATCGAACGCTGGCGTTGATGTTGAG AACGGATTTACCATTTTTAAAATCCAATAAAGAGAATATTCCCAGTAATGTGAACTGGAACGAGAAATATAGAATACCCAAGAAGTTACCTCCCTGGAGAAAGGAGGATCATATTTGTGAACCGTTCGCCGGATTTTCTATGAATAATTGGGATCCTGATACGGAAGATAC AGAACCTCGAGTTAATAACTGGGTGGAGGATAACAGGCTGAATCTGTCCCAACAAGCGTTGGCCATTGATGTTAATGCAGAAGTGGAGCCCATACCGATGGATGAACCGAATAACGATCTGTTAG AGGACGAGCCCCTCGGCGGCCTCGAGAGCGAAGAAGAAGCGGATGTAGCTGTCGCAGCGTGTGTCGCGCGACTTCCGGCGACGAGTGTCGCGCGACTCACGGATATGAGGCCGACGTTGCCTCACCACTCCAGGTTGGAGTACTCCTACTGTGCCATACGGACGGCCTGGGCTGGGCCTTCGCATTGGAGGCTGAAGACCAATAGAG CATCAAAACCGGACCGCACCCACTCGACAGCGGCTCGAGTGACGGTGGAAAACAAGAAGGCACGGACGAAACGACAACTCGACTTCATGGGAGCGGGTCTCGCATTCGATTCCACGGAGAAACCGTCGGAGGAATACGAACCGGCTCAACCGGCGAAGATCGCCATCAGCAGGAAGACATTGGCCACTGGGCATACGTGGAACGAAGCCAATTTCAAAACACCTGTTGATCG agGCCTCGACGAGACCCACTTCCTGAAGCTGTGCCTCCGTAGGAACGTGATGCTGCTAAACAAGCGTCACGTGGAACAAAGCAAAGCACAGGAGCCGCTGACGGTGGAGCAGCACGATTACGACTACAACAACGAGAACGACGCCTCGTACTGTACTCAGGCTGTGCCG gaGAATAATGAATGGGGAAACGAAGATGGCTTAGCGGCGGGCAGTCCTCACGCGCAGGCTGCCTTCGAGGACAATGGGGAACTTGGGGAAATGCTGGAACCACCCACGAAG ATACCAAAAATCTTCATACCCTACGCAATGAGGGCGAAAAAAGTCGACATGAAACAACTGAAGCACTGTACGTGGAAAATGCTGACGCATCAAACGCCACCTGGCGAAAAGGAAGATGTCACCGAAACTACCTTCTTCTCTCTATATTCGAAACTACCCGCAAAATTATCAAACAATATGCGCGAATCTCTCAGCGTACCGCTTGCTTTATTATCAGTACTACATTTGGCGAATGAAaagggactagtgctagaaaAAAGTGCCGACAATAAGGACTTTAATATTCTTGGCTTAATAacggaaaaataa